In one Bradyrhizobium cosmicum genomic region, the following are encoded:
- a CDS encoding GFA family protein — MQVDGQCHCGQITFEAEIDPEAVSVCHCRDCQTLTGSPFRVTAICTKADVKLTGGTPKVYGKRGDNGRMRFQHFCGDCGSPLFTSGEGDQADDWGIRWGSIRQRDQLRPVRHIWCQSAAVWIDAVPLLPGRPGD; from the coding sequence ATGCAGGTCGACGGGCAATGCCATTGCGGGCAGATCACCTTCGAGGCCGAGATCGACCCCGAGGCGGTCTCGGTCTGCCATTGCCGCGACTGCCAGACGCTGACGGGTTCGCCGTTCCGGGTGACCGCGATCTGCACCAAGGCCGACGTGAAGCTGACCGGCGGCACTCCGAAGGTCTACGGCAAGCGCGGCGACAACGGCCGGATGCGTTTCCAGCATTTTTGCGGCGACTGCGGTTCCCCGCTGTTCACCAGCGGCGAGGGCGACCAGGCCGACGACTGGGGCATCCGCTGGGGCAGCATCCGCCAGCGCGACCAATTGCGGCCGGTGAGGCATATCTGGTGCCAGTCGGCCGCGGTGTGGATCGACGCGGTGCCGCTGTTGCCGGGAAGGCCGGGGGATTGA
- a CDS encoding class I SAM-dependent methyltransferase — MQQPSGHEQNADQIAYWNGPSGQRWADRHAAQETLLGPIADVLIDRARPKPGERVLDVGCGSGATTFAFAKAVAPDGFALGLDVSEPMLSQARAFAPKGLPLDFVLADATVYPFEPASFDLLASRFGVMFFADPIASFTNLRRALKPSGRLAFACWREPKENPWMMAPLMAVYKHVPKMPPVGPEEPGPFAFAAEERVTRILTGAGFVNVAMEPHNLAMDIAIGGGLDAAVEGSLQIGPASRALQGHPPETYAAAKASIRETLAPFQKGQSVALQGAIWIVTAKAV, encoded by the coding sequence ATGCAACAGCCAAGCGGACACGAGCAAAACGCCGACCAGATCGCCTATTGGAACGGGCCGAGCGGACAGCGCTGGGCCGACCGCCATGCGGCACAGGAAACACTGCTCGGACCCATTGCCGACGTGCTGATCGACCGCGCGAGGCCGAAGCCGGGGGAACGCGTTCTCGACGTCGGCTGCGGCTCCGGCGCGACGACGTTCGCGTTCGCCAAAGCGGTGGCGCCTGACGGCTTTGCGCTCGGGCTCGACGTCTCCGAGCCGATGCTGTCGCAGGCGCGCGCGTTTGCGCCAAAAGGGCTGCCGCTCGATTTCGTGCTGGCAGACGCGACGGTGTATCCGTTCGAGCCGGCGAGCTTTGATCTGCTCGCCTCGCGCTTCGGCGTGATGTTCTTCGCCGATCCCATCGCGTCCTTCACCAATCTGCGCCGTGCGCTGAAGCCGTCGGGACGGCTCGCCTTTGCCTGCTGGCGCGAGCCGAAGGAAAATCCGTGGATGATGGCGCCGCTGATGGCGGTCTACAAGCACGTGCCCAAGATGCCGCCGGTCGGACCGGAGGAGCCAGGCCCGTTCGCCTTTGCCGCGGAGGAGCGCGTGACGCGCATCCTGACGGGTGCAGGCTTCGTCAACGTGGCGATGGAGCCGCATAATCTGGCGATGGACATCGCCATCGGCGGCGGGCTCGATGCCGCGGTCGAAGGCTCGCTCCAGATCGGCCCCGCCAGCCGCGCGCTGCAGGGCCATCCGCCGGAGACATATGCGGCCGCCAAAGCGTCGATCCGAGAGACGCTCGCGCCGTTCCAGAAGGGGCAGAGCGTGGCGTTGCAGGGCGCGATTTGGATCGTGACGGCGAAGGCGGTGTAG